From the genome of Rhodobacteraceae bacterium Araon29, one region includes:
- a CDS encoding SIS domain-containing protein, which produces MTAHTDILPWATWRETLSQPDIWRQWATECPFQELRNWITKQRFDEIWFCGAGTSAFIGDILVAGLEGRATPPLRAVPTTDIVARPKDYLSGRKTPLVVNFGRSGNSAETLGILDALDKLAPNAPQLNITCNPKGALALRGNHANHRLVLLPQETHDSGFAMTASFSTMLLTAVGIFDDGAVLEELLPALAQEFDRLLPAFCDLARAKPQRIVYVGSGPLAFAAREAALKTLELSAGQIPAIWDSTLGFRHGPKSFVQPDTQIMVFLGSHPQAKLYDADLVEELREQFPNNPIVSLGPSGDIDTPSYQRDLWTVPLAVGLAQVVSIHWSHQLGLNVDDPFAGQGTLSRVVSNVRIHEVAQ; this is translated from the coding sequence ATGACAGCTCATACTGATATCCTGCCTTGGGCAACCTGGCGTGAAACTCTTTCACAGCCGGATATCTGGCGCCAATGGGCAACAGAATGTCCTTTCCAAGAGCTGCGCAACTGGATTACAAAGCAGCGCTTCGATGAAATTTGGTTTTGCGGTGCTGGAACTTCGGCGTTCATCGGGGATATTCTGGTTGCCGGGTTGGAAGGACGGGCAACACCACCCCTTCGGGCAGTGCCCACAACTGATATTGTGGCCCGGCCAAAAGACTATTTGAGCGGCCGTAAAACACCACTTGTGGTGAATTTTGGTCGGTCGGGGAACAGTGCCGAAACTTTGGGCATCCTCGATGCTTTAGACAAATTGGCCCCCAACGCGCCGCAGCTTAATATCACCTGCAATCCCAAAGGGGCTTTGGCCTTGCGCGGCAATCATGCCAATCACCGCCTCGTTCTGCTGCCGCAGGAAACGCACGACAGTGGGTTCGCAATGACGGCAAGCTTTTCCACAATGCTTTTGACAGCGGTTGGGATATTTGATGATGGCGCGGTTTTGGAAGAACTGCTGCCCGCTCTGGCGCAGGAATTTGATCGGTTACTGCCCGCGTTTTGCGACCTTGCGCGCGCCAAGCCACAGCGTATTGTCTATGTCGGTTCGGGGCCCCTAGCCTTTGCCGCCCGCGAAGCTGCGCTTAAAACGCTTGAGCTGTCCGCAGGCCAAATACCAGCGATCTGGGATAGCACATTGGGGTTTCGTCATGGTCCAAAGTCTTTCGTGCAGCCGGACACTCAAATCATGGTTTTTCTTGGATCGCACCCGCAAGCGAAGCTTTATGATGCCGATCTAGTCGAAGAATTGCGCGAACAATTTCCTAATAACCCAATTGTTTCACTCGGCCCCAGCGGTGATATCGACACCCCATCTTACCAGCGCGATTTATGGACCGTTCCGCTGGCCGTTGGATTGGCTCAGGTTGTTTCAATTCATTGGTCGCATCAACTTGGCTTGAACGTCGACGATCCCTTTGCCGGACAAGGCACCCTTAGCCGCGTGGTGTCAAACGTGCGTATCCATGAGGTGGCGCAATGA
- a CDS encoding SIS domain-containing protein, producing MAAEIAQIPSVFSKRVSRSVDLDSQFDDLQAIYTVARGSSDAAANILSYEWMRELQLPVTSLPPSVFSLGTGVRLDRSACLLISQSGASEDLVKSARGARARGAKVVALTNQPGSAVEQAADICVPLDAGPEFAVPATKTVIGSIAAGMAILASHSPDYAAICKRDAAEVTKVAGQQHPDCETIIHGLIRSQHIYVIGRDTGFGAAQEVALKLKECCALHAEAYSASEVLHGPLQLVTKPLTVLLLDTGLTSTQQSLDRAEERFRASGAKVFRISPIDVDVPILSPAASAAILLYLVYPIVRQVALALSLDPDTPQTLSKVTSTL from the coding sequence ATGGCCGCAGAAATCGCACAAATCCCTAGTGTTTTTTCCAAACGCGTGTCCCGCTCAGTTGATCTGGACAGCCAATTTGATGATCTGCAGGCCATTTATACGGTCGCAAGAGGGTCTTCTGATGCAGCGGCAAATATACTCTCTTATGAATGGATGCGCGAGCTGCAATTACCGGTCACATCGCTTCCTCCGTCAGTATTTTCCTTGGGCACCGGCGTCCGTCTAGATCGCAGCGCGTGTTTGCTTATTTCCCAATCGGGCGCCAGTGAAGATCTGGTTAAATCTGCCCGCGGCGCGCGGGCGCGCGGCGCGAAAGTTGTGGCCTTAACCAATCAACCCGGATCAGCTGTCGAACAGGCAGCCGATATCTGTGTGCCGCTCGATGCAGGCCCCGAATTTGCCGTTCCTGCAACCAAAACAGTGATTGGCTCTATTGCTGCCGGCATGGCCATTCTTGCCTCACATAGCCCAGACTACGCCGCCATCTGCAAAAGAGACGCAGCCGAGGTCACCAAAGTAGCAGGCCAGCAGCACCCCGATTGCGAAACCATTATTCATGGGCTCATAAGATCGCAACATATATATGTAATTGGACGAGACACCGGCTTTGGGGCCGCGCAAGAAGTTGCATTGAAACTTAAAGAATGCTGCGCGTTACATGCAGAAGCCTATTCGGCATCTGAGGTCTTGCATGGGCCGTTGCAACTGGTCACGAAACCATTGACAGTGCTACTTTTGGATACCGGACTAACAAGCACCCAACAAAGTTTGGATCGAGCAGAGGAAAGGTTTCGAGCGTCAGGCGCTAAAGTGTTTCGCATCTCGCCTATAGATGTTGACGTACCGATTTTATCACCCGCCGCATCCGCCGCAATACTACTTTACTTGGTCTATCCGATTGTAAGACAAGTTGCACTGGCTCTTAGCCTTGACCCCGACACACCCCAAACGCTTTCCAAAGTGACCAGCACATTATGA
- a CDS encoding gfo/Idh/MocA family oxidoreductase has product MRIVTAGIGLRSGHVLSILRKTMPEAKIVGYYDPQPSHLDMIGLETPRYPSIEDMLSDANPDLFFIGSPNEFHLEQIALGLKAGVRIFTEKPVVVSLQQTMQLAELLAEYGSARVMVGLVLRHSQHMKDLRIALDAGVLGPIASLEANEHIAPYHGAFFMRDWRRMHGHSGGFMLEKCCHDLDLYNMITGSRPKRVASFGGRRSFLPAHAPASNSENDTFHVKKSVWNSVDDPFQSDGDIVDCQTAVVEFESGASMSFHTNTNVPDEHRRFCIIGAKGMAEGDFVRGYLKITRRDGSIFANHDYSNGMLAETSAHYGADHLMVQDIVAFLRQEKDALPVSIVDALEAGIGALAIDQARESGQIVNLSSIWAEFDRYNLPARKDQDVG; this is encoded by the coding sequence ATGCGGATCGTAACAGCTGGAATTGGTCTGCGCTCCGGGCATGTTTTGTCGATCCTGCGCAAAACAATGCCCGAGGCAAAGATCGTCGGCTATTACGATCCTCAACCATCGCATCTTGACATGATCGGACTTGAAACCCCGCGCTACCCATCGATTGAAGACATGCTCAGCGATGCCAATCCTGATTTGTTTTTCATTGGATCGCCGAATGAATTTCATCTTGAACAAATTGCTCTTGGGTTAAAGGCCGGCGTACGGATTTTCACGGAAAAGCCGGTCGTTGTGTCTTTGCAGCAAACCATGCAGCTAGCAGAGCTGTTAGCCGAATACGGGTCAGCGCGTGTGATGGTTGGGCTTGTTCTGCGGCATTCACAACATATGAAAGACTTACGCATAGCCCTTGATGCCGGTGTTCTTGGCCCGATTGCATCGCTGGAAGCAAATGAGCATATCGCGCCCTACCATGGTGCGTTTTTCATGCGCGACTGGCGCCGTATGCACGGCCATTCCGGGGGCTTCATGCTGGAAAAATGCTGCCATGATTTAGACCTCTACAACATGATTACAGGCTCGCGGCCAAAACGGGTGGCAAGCTTTGGCGGGCGCCGGTCGTTCCTCCCGGCCCATGCGCCCGCCAGCAATTCGGAAAATGACACTTTTCATGTTAAAAAGTCAGTTTGGAATTCAGTGGATGATCCCTTTCAAAGTGATGGAGACATCGTGGATTGCCAAACCGCAGTGGTTGAATTTGAATCTGGGGCCTCTATGAGCTTTCATACGAACACCAATGTGCCTGACGAACATCGCCGGTTTTGCATTATCGGCGCTAAGGGGATGGCAGAGGGCGATTTTGTCCGCGGCTATCTCAAAATAACCCGCCGCGACGGAAGCATTTTTGCCAATCACGATTACTCAAACGGCATGCTCGCAGAGACGAGCGCCCACTACGGGGCTGACCATTTAATGGTCCAAGACATTGTTGCGTTCCTTCGCCAAGAAAAAGACGCCTTACCGGTCAGCATTGTAGATGCACTAGAGGCCGGCATCGGGGCGCTTGCAATTGATCAAGCGCGCGAAAGTGGGCAAATCGTAAATTTATCTTCCATTTGGGCAGAGTTTGACAGATACAATCTGCCCGCGAGAAAGGACCAAGATGTTGGATAA
- the ugpC gene encoding sn-glycerol-3-phosphate ABC transporter ATP-binding protein UgpC → MATLDLHSISKSFGTAEVLKDVSLAIKDKEFVVFVGPSGCGKSTLLRIIAGLEEATEGKVLIGSEDVSNAAPVDRGISMVFQSYALYPHLSVFENIAFPLRVQKLSNSDVRERVNRAAEILQLTEKLTLKPGQLSGGQRQRVAIGRSIVRNPKVFLFDEPLSNLDAALRGDMRVELSQLHRELDATMVYVTHDQVEAMTMADRIVVLNEGRIEQFGTPMELYHHPATKFVAGFIGQPNMNLVPASVARVSPKGLHVELSEGTQLCLPVATDASQPGDHVEIGMRPEDVHMNKDDGLKVTVNVLERLGGTSITYGQLPNSQIKFCAALAGDAPIKEGEVISLSVDPNDCHVFDAGGRVLRRTNAPSLVD, encoded by the coding sequence GTGGCAACGCTGGATTTACACTCAATTTCAAAATCTTTTGGCACGGCAGAGGTGCTTAAGGATGTCTCTCTGGCAATCAAGGATAAAGAATTTGTTGTCTTTGTCGGCCCGTCTGGATGCGGCAAATCCACTTTGCTGCGGATTATTGCTGGTCTGGAAGAGGCCACCGAAGGCAAAGTGCTTATCGGCAGTGAAGACGTCAGCAACGCCGCGCCTGTGGATCGCGGCATTTCAATGGTCTTTCAATCTTATGCGCTCTATCCACATTTATCTGTATTTGAAAATATTGCCTTTCCACTGCGGGTTCAGAAACTGTCGAACTCAGATGTGCGCGAGCGCGTAAATCGCGCTGCTGAAATCCTGCAACTGACCGAAAAATTAACCCTAAAACCCGGACAGCTTTCGGGGGGGCAACGACAACGGGTGGCCATTGGCCGCTCAATTGTGCGAAACCCAAAAGTGTTTCTGTTTGACGAGCCATTGTCCAACTTGGACGCCGCATTGCGCGGGGATATGCGGGTTGAACTTAGCCAGCTTCATCGCGAATTGGATGCCACGATGGTCTATGTGACGCATGATCAGGTCGAAGCCATGACAATGGCCGACCGGATTGTGGTTTTGAACGAAGGCCGCATTGAGCAATTCGGCACGCCCATGGAGCTATACCATCATCCGGCGACCAAATTTGTGGCGGGCTTTATTGGCCAACCGAATATGAACCTCGTGCCGGCCAGTGTTGCAAGAGTGAGCCCAAAGGGTCTTCATGTCGAGCTAAGCGAGGGCACGCAATTATGTTTGCCTGTTGCAACAGATGCCTCTCAACCCGGTGATCATGTTGAAATAGGTATGCGGCCCGAAGATGTTCACATGAATAAGGATGACGGGCTTAAAGTCACAGTGAATGTTCTCGAACGTCTCGGGGGCACATCGATAACATACGGCCAATTGCCAAATAGCCAAATTAAATTCTGCGCCGCACTTGCAGGTGATGCTCCGATCAAAGAAGGCGAGGTCATATCACTTTCCGTAGACCCTAATGATTGCCATGTTTTTGATGCCGGCGGTCGGGTTTTACGTCGCACCAACGCCCCCAGTTTGGTAGATTGA
- a CDS encoding extracellular solute-binding protein: protein MKNLKLLTVGAAMLAGSAISAQATELHFIMCGGEIRQADQTVVDAFVAKHDGVSVNLEAVPWGTCQDKSLTLAAAGDPPSIAYMGSRTLRQLANNGLIVPAEISDDTMGAYQPGILNTVTVKGTHWGYPRAFSTKALFINCGLVEAAGEQCVAPHTWAGMYNLAKAINDNTEAAGVGLAAKDFDNTMHQFLNYLYSNGGIVIDPTTGENMLDSDATRETLAFFGKLVDVAQDGPTAWERSQLKDLYNDGKIGMYIDGPWGRGQHNAGIKEITVPIPAGPNGDNGTLLITDSIAVFKGSGHEDLAHELAGMLTTGESQYALDTEWGLTPIFDYEKLGFESPYYKGDAYWQVFVNGIGAGGPEPLVEDFKSLQAVFTNMIQGIVLKDDTVDNLVTIAGEELDEAL from the coding sequence ATGAAAAATCTAAAACTACTGACAGTGGGCGCCGCAATGCTTGCTGGAAGTGCGATCTCTGCGCAAGCGACAGAATTGCATTTCATCATGTGCGGCGGTGAGATCCGCCAAGCAGACCAAACGGTTGTTGACGCCTTTGTTGCCAAGCATGACGGTGTCTCGGTTAATTTAGAAGCAGTGCCATGGGGCACCTGTCAGGATAAATCCCTGACACTTGCCGCAGCCGGAGATCCGCCATCTATCGCATACATGGGATCACGGACCTTACGCCAATTGGCAAACAATGGCCTGATTGTACCAGCAGAGATCTCTGATGATACCATGGGCGCATATCAGCCAGGCATTCTCAATACAGTCACTGTCAAGGGGACACATTGGGGATATCCACGCGCGTTTTCAACCAAAGCTCTTTTCATCAACTGCGGACTGGTTGAAGCAGCCGGCGAGCAATGCGTGGCACCGCACACATGGGCAGGCATGTACAACCTTGCGAAAGCCATTAATGACAATACCGAAGCAGCTGGTGTTGGCCTTGCGGCAAAAGACTTTGACAACACGATGCACCAGTTCTTGAACTATCTTTATTCAAATGGCGGCATTGTGATCGACCCGACAACCGGGGAAAATATGCTTGATAGTGACGCAACACGCGAAACTTTGGCCTTCTTCGGAAAATTGGTTGATGTGGCGCAAGATGGCCCAACCGCTTGGGAACGTAGCCAGTTGAAGGACCTTTATAACGACGGCAAAATCGGGATGTACATCGATGGTCCATGGGGCCGCGGTCAGCATAACGCAGGTATTAAGGAAATCACTGTTCCTATTCCAGCCGGACCAAACGGGGACAATGGCACCTTGCTTATCACCGATTCAATTGCGGTATTTAAAGGCTCAGGTCATGAAGATCTTGCACATGAGCTCGCCGGTATGCTGACAACAGGTGAAAGCCAGTATGCACTGGATACCGAATGGGGTCTGACACCAATCTTCGACTATGAAAAACTTGGATTTGAAAGTCCTTACTACAAAGGTGATGCCTACTGGCAGGTCTTTGTAAATGGCATTGGCGCAGGTGGTCCTGAGCCGCTTGTTGAGGATTTCAAATCACTACAAGCCGTCTTTACCAATATGATCCAAGGCATCGTGCTAAAGGATGATACAGTAGACAACCTTGTAACAATTGCCGGTGAAGAACTGGACGAAGCTCTTTGA
- a CDS encoding ABC transporter permease subunit gives MMDRYSRVQMVAIYACVAVFLTFMLLPFFEMFMTSLRPLEHLFRAPYQFWSDDFSFDAYSQMWETVPLLGRYIWNSIYISSMVTLLTMILVIPAAYAFARLDFPFKNATLSMFLGVNMFTGAVLLIPLYRVLRTLGLLNTYWAMIVPGVAFLIPTGIWLLRSYLEKIPRELEEAAFVDGASRLYTLRRVVLPLAVPGLIVVGVAVFIGAYAQQFLFAITFNQTREYQPLPAGLYEFIGYQSVTWNEMMAAALVGVLPVMVIFLFLQKYLVAGLTAGAVKE, from the coding sequence ATGATGGATCGTTACTCTCGGGTTCAAATGGTGGCCATCTATGCCTGTGTTGCCGTTTTCCTAACCTTTATGTTGCTGCCATTTTTCGAAATGTTCATGACATCTTTGCGTCCGCTTGAGCATCTTTTTCGTGCGCCCTATCAGTTTTGGTCAGATGACTTTAGCTTTGATGCCTACAGCCAAATGTGGGAAACCGTGCCGCTTCTGGGCCGCTATATCTGGAATTCGATTTATATCTCTTCGATGGTGACATTGCTGACCATGATCTTGGTCATCCCCGCAGCATATGCCTTTGCGCGGCTTGATTTTCCGTTCAAGAACGCCACGCTTTCCATGTTTCTTGGCGTCAATATGTTTACCGGCGCAGTGCTGCTGATCCCGCTTTATCGGGTGCTGCGGACGTTAGGACTACTCAATACCTATTGGGCGATGATCGTCCCGGGAGTGGCCTTTTTAATTCCAACTGGGATTTGGCTGCTGCGCTCTTATCTAGAAAAAATACCACGCGAATTGGAAGAGGCGGCCTTTGTCGATGGCGCCAGTCGGCTTTATACACTGCGCCGGGTGGTGCTGCCGCTGGCTGTGCCGGGCCTCATTGTTGTGGGCGTCGCCGTCTTTATCGGCGCATATGCCCAGCAGTTCCTCTTCGCTATCACATTCAACCAGACCCGCGAATATCAACCACTACCTGCGGGCCTTTATGAATTCATCGGCTATCAGTCGGTGACTTGGAACGAAATGATGGCCGCAGCCTTGGTGGGCGTTTTGCCTGTCATGGTCATCTTTTTGTTCCTGCAAAAATACCTTGTTGCAGGGCTTACGGCTGGCGCTGTCAAGGAATAA
- a CDS encoding ABC transporter permease subunit, whose product MSAGSIPRKNGAPQARKKSLSEPLFGWLLVAPAIIYIAIIVAWPLAETFRLSLTDARLGGENYVGLENYQELLEKKKFHQVITRTFFWMFLSVSLKIILGLIGATLLNAAIPGRTLFRVLVMPPWVIPIAIGCIGWLWLYNGHFGLISGIAQRIGLIDGPFGFLAYKTSAFYSAIITDVWVGTPMVTLFFLAAMQGVSRDLYEAAWVDGAGRWYRFRRITIPQIMPVIVSMALLSAIWTFNSFEIIWILTEGGPRGATTTLIVDTYKTAIGNYKFGEGAARAVVIVALLAAFSLIYMFFLNKVNKMYGSK is encoded by the coding sequence ATGAGCGCAGGATCTATTCCTCGCAAAAATGGAGCGCCACAGGCTCGCAAGAAAAGCCTTTCAGAGCCACTTTTTGGCTGGTTGCTGGTGGCCCCTGCAATTATTTACATTGCTATTATTGTTGCCTGGCCGCTGGCCGAAACATTTCGTTTATCCCTGACCGATGCCCGCTTGGGCGGTGAGAATTATGTCGGATTGGAAAACTACCAAGAGCTGCTGGAAAAGAAAAAATTCCATCAGGTCATCACCCGGACATTTTTTTGGATGTTTCTGTCTGTAAGTTTGAAAATCATCCTTGGGCTTATTGGCGCCACGCTTTTGAACGCGGCTATCCCTGGCCGGACGCTGTTTCGGGTCTTGGTGATGCCGCCATGGGTCATCCCCATTGCGATTGGATGTATTGGCTGGCTGTGGCTTTACAATGGTCATTTTGGTTTGATTTCAGGCATTGCCCAGCGAATTGGATTGATCGACGGGCCTTTTGGGTTTCTAGCCTATAAAACTTCGGCATTTTACTCGGCCATTATCACAGACGTCTGGGTCGGCACGCCTATGGTGACGCTGTTTTTTCTAGCCGCCATGCAAGGCGTTAGCCGCGATCTTTATGAAGCTGCCTGGGTTGATGGCGCCGGACGCTGGTACCGGTTTCGCCGCATCACAATACCCCAGATTATGCCGGTGATTGTTTCGATGGCTTTGCTTTCTGCCATTTGGACCTTCAACAGCTTTGAAATCATCTGGATTTTAACCGAGGGCGGTCCTCGCGGGGCAACGACTACATTGATCGTGGATACCTATAAAACAGCCATTGGCAATTATAAATTTGGCGAAGGCGCGGCACGGGCGGTCGTGATTGTGGCTTTGCTTGCAGCATTTTCGCTTATCTACATGTTCTTTTTGAACAAGGTGAATAAAATGTATGGGAGTAAATAA